In the genome of Dermacentor silvarum isolate Dsil-2018 chromosome 1, BIME_Dsil_1.4, whole genome shotgun sequence, one region contains:
- the LOC119436585 gene encoding palmitoyl-protein thioesterase 1 — protein sequence MKFDLLLWTQLSLCIGVAFCSARITDRDRIRPLGRDGESVSQAFPIVMWHGLGDSCCNPLSLGGFKNFLEQSIPGVYVNSLRIGTNMIDEIGNSYFMNTNAQVEEACNIIANDSKLSGGYNALGFSQGGQFLRAVAQRCPEPPMRNLISLGGQHQGVYGLPRCPGESSALCEYARKLLDIGAYWDVVQNHLVPAQYWQDPFDRHTYIAKSIFLSDINNERVKNETYKANLLKLNNLVLVLFENDTVVDPKATSWFGYYAEHDDKTIVPLRDQKIYTEDWIGLKELDQSGRLHFLSTLGDHLQFKDEWFTENIIKQYLL from the coding sequence ATGAAATTCGACTTGCTCTTATGGACTCAGCTCAGTCTGTGCATCGGTGTCGCGTTTTGCAGTGCGCGCATAACTGACAGGGACAGGATCCGCCCTCTGGGCAGAGATGGCGAGAGCGTGTCGCAAGCTTTTCCCATCGTCATGTGGCACGGCCTGGGTGATTCCTGCTGCAATCCGTTGAGCTTGGGCGGATTCAAGAATTTCCTCGAGCAGTCTATCCCCGGCGTGTACGTGAACTCCTTGCGTATCGGCACCAACATGATCGACGAAATCGGCAACAGCTACTTCATGAACACAAACGCGCAGGTTGAAGAGGCTTGCAATATCATCGCTAACGACTCGAAGCTATCCGGGGGCTACAATGCGCTCGGCTTTTCCCAGGGCGGCCAGTTCCTGAGGGCAGTGGCGCAGAGGTGTCCCGAGCCGCCCATGCGAAACCTCATCTCTCTCGGCGGGCAGCACCAGGGAGTCTACGGGCTTCCAAGGTGTCCCGGGGAAAGTTCGGCGCTCTGCGAGTATGCCAGGAAGCTTCTGGACATCGGCGCTTATTGGGACGTCGTTCAAAACCACCTGGTCCCCGCTCAGTACTGGCAGGACCCTTTCGACCGACATACGTACATTGCCAAAAGTATTTTCCTCTCCGACATCAACAACGAGCGCGTCAAGAATGAGACGTACAAAGCCAACCTGCTCAAGCTGAATAATCTCGTGCTCGTCCTGTTCGAAAACGACACGGTGGTCGATCCCAAGGCAACCAGCTGGTTCGGCTACTACGCGGAGCACGACGACAAGACGATAGTGCCTCTGCGCGACCAGAAGATCTACACGGAAGACTGGATTGGCCTCAAGGAGCTTGATCAGAGCGGCAGGCTTCATTTCTTGTCCACGCTTGGCGACCACCTTCAGTTCAAGGACGAGTGGTTCACAGAGAACATAATTAAGCAGTATTTGCTGTGa